In Oreochromis niloticus isolate F11D_XX linkage group LG22, O_niloticus_UMD_NMBU, whole genome shotgun sequence, the sequence ttataataaacttcaggactgcctggtccagaacagtcttcctagatgcttgatttcaaaataataaaacacatattaattttttttttaaaaagtgttgataaagctgttcagtgtcaatataggcctacctgtgttcattctcagtgtgtttgtctcctcattttcatgtttggctctgtaatgcctctgtaacactgaggaggtgcttttgtttgtaagaaagctccgcagaacagatgcgacatttatcctgcataaaatgaaataaataatttacactgcaagtcacattgctgtttttcctattctgatagattacactgaaacaaagacagtcaaactatttgcagttaaaagatcaaaatgatcccacacagcagaaacatttccattttgttatggaaagatgtgtatttttatttatctttgcgagagtcaatttgtggggggtttttgttGGCGACTCGTTCCGTTGAcagatgcggatgcggtaccttttaaacacagcttGGCGTGTTGGtaatgagcgatacagcagctgtatcgatcacgtgactttttcttaaagcgacacacgcaccgatacaggcatcgctaggtgagcttgatacatgcgccggtgcgtcagtgttgctggacccatcactagGAGAAGTCACCTGAGTGagtgataaaacaattttccatggaaaatccagaggaactaaactttgttgttgtttctttgggctCAATTTCAGCTCTAGCAGCATCTCTCAGAAGAAAACCGTTTTgcaaataatcagataaaaagattgttgaaccaggtggtattctctggagtttaagaccaaaactgaactcaaacagtgaattgacattagactggaattcataagatgaatagaaataatgctgaagctgaatgattcattcatgtatatatatgactttttttccccccaattcaccaggtctgtaaagttcagtatgactgtggtacatgatacaaaagaataaatacagaagaataaaaactttgtgaataactttactcttcttaaaaataactcataaaacaagtaaaagtacaaatgtgtacaagttagagacttcctcagtaagtttacactcttttggagtgattttaattgtgtgttaaagagaaagagattaggaggtaaagtagaggatgcagagtcaatcatcactgaggtcatctctcctgcatgaagtacaggtgctggttttccagtgtgtgcatctgatggcccaaagctgactcagagccgtAACACCgtccatggctgcagtatggaacagatgtgggtgtgtcctcatcacccagaggagtccaaatcgtcatcaaacagccctacagacacaaaaacatgaaaatataaacaaccagactatcagcagtgatttaactactttaagacctctgtgaaaatcatttacagtatatatcacagaatttaaggcctttataatcacagaacatacagagaaaagtactgaactgaatcaatttcagcttttgcttttcatgatgtatattgtattaataattaaacttcattatctgtatctttaccacacatttgccacacaggtgtagatactgtaggttcagtgaatgcttacattgcactgattagaatatactggacatccaaagctaagattcagcgcactgtgttagaggctgggatttgatgaattcatcatatatacaacctttgatcatcatttatgtccagttgagaatgaatctgtgcactcacatgttaaatgaactgaaatcagtagtgtgatctccagtcttgatataaggaatgagagaactgacagctgttattttaatcagcctgtctcagttgttttaactctaagtaccatagagtaatgtggtaacatctggactgacgagtttactgtcagcattttaatcgctagtttaaaggctgtaggttgcagccattgctctaacactgtataaatgtaacaggcctcagtgctggttctaacagtctgagctgcttccagctttatttgtgaagagcacagcagctcacaaaacacgtagctagctcgtacagctgcgacgtaaaattttcataagctaaaatgaccttaaaataacggggctacgtgatgctagcgttagccatgttagcacgttaccttcaacaggtggtcagactgagtaaacAGGCACTCAGTCCAGAGGGtgggctctccgtttcgctgcaggctcccttcattcttcacatatccgtgtcgagccgagtgtaaatcccgaagctgaacggcctttgtacaagcacacacgtagcagggcgaagctatgagctagaaaaatccaggctggcagacagcctgtgtctgaccaaccaatcagagagctccttacatcccacggtgtggctaatttgaatagcagcaggatttttaaaatgaagttgttaatccaactgctaatccaactgctaatccacatgttaatccctgagcgaagaggaaagggaaatggattttgaaatgcagtttattaaagtgcaattcgaaaatgttttttgaaatgcagtttattaaagtggaattcgaaaatgttttttgaaatgcagtttattaaagtgcaattcaaaaatgtttttattaaagtggaattcgaaaaaggattttgaaatgcagtttattaaaattaagcacagaattttttatttcgatgcgcgtggctcttgtggtcctccatagatATGAGGCAGGTCACACAAATATGAAGGAGCAGATTTATGGATACACTTGTATGTGAAAAGtaagattttaaagtttatcctggcttctatgggcaacaggtgaagctgctgaagaacTGGGGTAATATGAGCTCTTAACGGAGTACGAgttatgatccgagctcagaaTTTTGAAGAAGTTGGCGTTTGTGAAGGGACCTTTTAGGGAGACCAAATAAGAGAGACATCAAGTTCAAAATGAGTAAAgatttgcaaaataaactttatcagTTTGAACATTACATAACTTGTCTTTGTAGTGTATTCAACTGAATATAGGTTGAAAAGGAAATCATTGCAAGTCATtatattcagtttttatttatgttttacgCAACGTCTGAACTTCATTGGAACTGGGGTCATACACTTCATTGCCAGAAGTATAGACTCACCCAGTCTATACTTCATgaaatgggtttccatggccaagcagctgcatccaagccttacgTCACCAAGCACAATGCAACGTGTCGGGTGCAGTGGTTTAAAGCACACTGCGGACTAGTGAGATTATTGAAGAGGCGTGTTCTCTGAACTGACACTTCTCAGTTTAGCAATCTAAAGGACAAGTCTGGGTTTGGGAGTTGCCAGGAAAACCGTACTTATCTGACTGTgttgtgccaagtgtaaagtttggttaAGGGGGGATTATGGTTTGTTGCTTTAAGCTTTGTTGTGCCTCCCTTTTAACTTGTGTCAAAAGTGGGGACTTCAGACTATAGaccagtttttaaactgtgttgaaAGGCCAattaaaaccagagttatgataaataatttacactgtgCATTTTCATGAACGCTGTTGTCATGATTAGTGATGACAGAAAGAACCGTAAAGAATGGAAGGTATTCACAAGCActcacaaagaacaaaaaacaagacatgATATCTCCTTTCCTATCTGTGGAAATATGCACCATGGAAACTGTATGGCAATACGTGGCATTGGGTTGCTTGGGAGTGACGGCATAGAGAGAGAAAGTGATATCAACAGGGAGTGTGAGAGATTCGTGACATTTAAAGTGTTTGGAGTTTATAGTTGGTTTGTAGcgttgtctttttttgttttgtgcataaaaaTAATAGGGCCACAACCACATATAATATGCATTTAAAGATACGAAAATGAGTCGTTAAAAATGTTCACAGTAAAAATTGACCATTTCCAACTCaaattgttttttgtgtgagtTAAGGTCAGTTAGTTTTTGCCCGTTGCTTGAAAACATTTTGCAAAACTTCGTTCATTGTGCCAAAACTCTAAACACAAGTAAACATGACACAACACTGGAAAATATACCATTCACATCTGTGCCAAATTGAAACTCTACTCTCAAAACCTAAACTCTGCTATCAAAACCTAACATTCCTTTGTCAAAATGTAACTATGTTGACAAAATGACACATACTTGCATCATATGCAAACACTTTCAGATCAGGGGGAACACACTAGTTTACTTTATATAAAACACTGCAGTCTGTGATTGTCATTGTTTATTCAGGAGGCATATTTGCAGGAGACACATTTTCAAACAACCAAAAAAGCAAATAGGCCTACTCAATATTGTACATTGCAGTACCATGAAGTCAGATAAAGCAAAAACCATAATACAGTAATAGAAAAAACACTatactgtaaacacaaaaaatcatGACAATTGTGCATACGTGGGCTCATGGATCCCGCCGTCTGTTGGGGTCTGGCCACAGGACCTCATCGACATCGCAAGCAATGTCTTCTCCTGCTAGGCACCGGGGAAAAATATCCCCTTGCATGTCGAAACCATCCATGGATTGCTGTCACCTGAATGTCGCCGCAGGCCTGTTCCACTGCCTGCAGAAGAGGCATGCGGGCATGTGGTTGGCGGTCATATACATGCCATCTCCAAGCCGAAAAAAATTCCTCTATAGGGTTTAAAAATGGTGAGTAAGGGGGCAAGTATACCACTTCAAGTTGATTGTGGTTGGAGAACCAGGCCTGGACCAGAGCAGCCCGATGGAAACTGACATTATCCCATATCACCACAAACCTGGGCTGATCTGGGCTGTTCTGTACAACTATATTATGGAGAGCATCTAGAAATGTGAGTATATGTTGGCTATTGTATGGTCCTAGTTTTGCATGATGATGCAGAAGCCCTCGAAGGCTTATGGCAGCACACGATGTGATATTTCCCCCGTGCTGCCCTGGGACGTGCACAATTGCCCTTTGGCCAATTACATTACGACCCCGTCGTCTTGTTTTGCACAGGTCGAATCCAGCTTCATCAATGAAAATTAATTCATGAGGCTGTGCAGCTCCATCCATGGCCAAGATTCTctgtaaaaaaacagaacatattACTGTACTACAGTGCTACACATACAGAACCCTCACCCCATCACACAGGTACCTGTGCAGCTCTCAGAATGGATCCATGTGGTACATATTCAGCTGCTACTGGATTTCACCAATActgtattgtaaatgtaaaggaCAGTTACATTTACCCGTACATATTCAGCTCGAAGTCCCTTGACCCTGTCACTGTTCCTCTCAAATGGGACTCTGTAGAGCTGCTTCATGGTGATGCTGTGTTTTCCCAAGATGCGTCTGATGGTGGTGATGCTCACATGGTTTATGTTGTTGAATACTTGCCTGTCTGCAAGTATTTTCTTTCGTAGCTGGTGGAGACGGATGGCATTGTCTGCCCTCACTAGGTCCACAACGGCAAGTTCCTGCTGTTGTGTGAACAGGCGTTGGCGTCCTCCCCCAGAAGGTCTTCGAGTCATTCTAGAGACGTACAACCACATATTGTCATCGGTTTGCTTATTTTTCTtacagtactgtatatactgtatcaTCCACTGTACTTCAATATAAGTAATCATGGTATGTTTCACAAAAACTACCACTTTGGCTGCAAAAGAAGCATTAGCACCCTGCAATACCCTGTACACTTGATATGGTAATGTGATATACTGTAGAACAGTGCTATGAAAACCATCTGAGTAGAGTAGAAGGTAGAGAGGTGACGACATACCTGTTTTCTAGTCGGAATGTTCGTATTACAGATGCCACTGTGAAGCGGCTTAGATGTGGGTGGACTCTCTGCCCAGCTTCCCTCATGGTCAGGCCATggttgatgacatggtccacCAAAGTTGCTCTTATATCATCAGAAATATGGGTCCGTGCAGGGTCCGTGCAGGGCCTCTtcgacctcctcctcctcttcctcttgctCTCCCTCGATCCATGCTTGCAAAGTTCTTGAAATGGCTAAACTGAGGGCTTTTTGTAGTTGGCTAATTGGTTTTGAGTTTTGCAAGTAAGTGCCTTCAGGTGTGTATTTGAGTGGTTGCAATTACccaatgtgttttgtattttggatACATGTGTTTTCCAAATGGCACCCTGAAATTTCATTTTTGAACAAAGTGTCTTATGTATGAAATAGAGTGTAGTATGCAGGACCATGTGTGTTGCAAAAAGGAGTAACTGTGTTGCATGTTTGCAACTAGAGTGCAAAGCAGCGCTTTTGTTTAAGGTATGGGTACATGTGTTTGGGGTTTGGTAACAAAAGCTTCAGGTTGTGTTACTTTAGTCTAAGCATGGGTTTATAGTGTTCAAGCAACGGGCAAAAACtgtaatacagtatgtcaaaatgaaagtCAGAGACGTGAGATAGTGCTGAAAATACCAGACACCAAGGCAAGGTAAACACTTTTTCTTGGTGAAACACAGCGTAaggtaaaatcaaaatatagtcaAAAATAGTCAAAAATGGCCAGTTATGCTGTAGACCGTAGACTCCAGAGGGTTAATGTTTCAACATACCGTGGATGAGCAAATTTGGTGCAGCAGAACTCGTCTGGCCTGACCTCAACTGATAGAACATTTTTGGGATAAATTAGAGCAGAGAGAGCAAAAGTGCAAAATGACCACAAACTGCTAAAGCTTGTGGAAAACCTTCCCAGAACAGTGGAAGcagttatagctgcaaagggtgggcTGACATATTAAaaaccctatggattaagaactgaatgtcactcaagttcatatgtgTGCGAAGGCAGATGAGTGAATACTTTATAATATATAGTGATTTTCAGTGAGCAAAGTGGTTTTCCATGTTTTTGGCTGAACTTTGGGttagataaaatatttcttaggTTATGATTGTTACATTTTTGCAATCCCAATGTACAGTTTTATTTCTAATGGTGATTTTAAAAATGGTGAATcatagatttatattttattaggGCACCCTTCTCTGTCTGAGACAGACAGTATATTGAAAatagagggagggagggacTATTTACAAAATGCATGCTGTAAGCAGAGATCAAAATTTAACAATCATTTCTGCGGTATAGTAATGAGACAGAGGCTGTATAGAGCCCAGTGATAAAACTGTAAAGAAGTGGAAGTGCTAATTACAGTTAATGGTTTATTTGCTGTAATGTGGTTGGAAGAACCAGGgaggtttggggttttttgtcttTCCATCATGCTTTCCCCTACCTCTTTTTCCCCATCCCCCAACAAATGAACCCCCTGCTGCACTCCCCACGACCCCTCAGGATCTTCAAGGCTCTACCAATGAGCACTCTACATCCGTATTCCTTCCCAGAGACAAGAACCTCCAGCTCTGGTGAAATCCTTCACTCTGACAGTCATAATGCGCAACACAAATCACATGCTTGACACCAAATGATTCCACATCATAGAGTtgccaaataaaaaaagcaCATAATATGTAGAATTTCATGGTTACTACCCTGAGCATGATATCTGCTCGCCTAATGAAGCCATTTGCAAAgaacaaaagacaaacaattTTGATTTCTCATTCTACTGAAGTGAAATGTCCTTGCATCTTAGATGTTTTACTCTAAATAAAAGTCAAGTCAAGGACAGTTGTTGTCACTTTTGTCCTGTGTCACATTTGCAGCTTTACAGCTGGAAGCCTTCTTTTGCATCAGAATAGAGTTGGGCTGGATATGCAGAACAGCATGCTCTGGATTAAATTAAATCAGCATAATGTCAGTATCAGTCACAACATGTCAGTTTTGGGAACTGAGATCATATTATATTTATACGGCATcattcaaaaaaaacaaaagaaacaaaatagcTGTGTGTCCTTATGCAGTCAGTTCATGTTCATGCAATCTTCAAGAAATATTATCAACAGAATCTCTATAAGCATTCTTAATACCCACTGGACTTTTCAGGATGAATAATCAAGGTGATAAAAGGAAGAAGTTGGTCATTTCTGGCAATGCCAGTCATAtgaaaaagtttgggaaccccTTTCAGCGTGCATAATAATTcactcttctttttaaaaaaactaaaaaaaaacataacagtgGTGTGGCTTTCATTTCCTAAACACATCTGAGTACTGGGATGTTTTACAAAGTAGTATTTAGTTGTacaaaattaaatcaaatgtgaaaaactgtgcaaaaatgtggataCCCTTGTAATTTTGCTGATTTAAGTGCATGTAACTGCTTACTACTAATTACTTGCAATACCAAATTGGTTGGATGAGCTCTTTAAGTCTTGATCTTCATAAACAGGTGTGTCCCACCATGAAAAACAGGAGGCCAAGGTTATGTTTCTCTTTGACTCTTTGACTCCTCCTCTGAAGAGTGACAGGATGGGATCCTCAAGGTAACTCTCAAAAGATCTACTCCTGCACCTTCGAGAGCGTCCTGACCTGCTGTCCATCTACACCAAGCAGTGCAAGACTAAAGCTAGGAAGATTAGGATGGACCTGTCCCATCCCAACAATGGACTCTTCTcactgttgaggtctgggaagTATTGAGCGCTTCCACTCCCttaaggccaaaacagagagaatgaggaggagcttcttccctCAGGCTATTAAGGTCCTGAACCAGGACTGGACTCTCCccacacacatcacatcaccacaggcactgtttttttccacacataATATATAatttcttatttctttcttctttcattttattaataatttctcACGTTAACtcttatttgcagttaaaattTTGTAGTAATCTGTAAATCTTACTGTCAATTCTTACTGTCATTTAATGGTCGGGCATTGCACAGCAATAAGCATTTCACCACATGTCATACTGTGTATGGTTCTGTgcgtgacaaataaaatttgaatttgaatgtgAATTTAAAGATCTGAATGTTCAGTATCATGGTTCAGAGGaaggttacaaaaagctatttCAGAAGTTTAAACTGTAAGGAGTGTAATCAGGAAACAGAAGGCCACATGCAACGTTGCTATTAAACCCGGGTCTGGCAAGCCAAGAAACATACAGGAGCTGCATATGTGATGAATTGTGAGAATGGTTACAGACAACCCACAGATCACCTCAACAGACCTGCAGGAACAGCTTGCTGATGATGGTGCATCTGTACATTGTTCTGAAGTGTATGACTGTTCGGTAGGGTgacgaggggaaaaaaaaccctttctgCACTCACACCGCAAACTGAGTCACTTATTAGACTGTTGCTTAATAAGTTCCTTATTAGACTCaactggcttctctcaaaatgtaaaaaaaaacatccaccactttaatcacactccagatcttgttttaacattcggcatagaaactgaatatttaacagtgtttcctgaaaaccctctgctgtctgatcatttcctgataacatttacatttacaataattgattacacagcagtggagagtagactttatcacagtagatgtctttctgaaagtgctgtaactcagtttaagaatataatccacccactgttatcatcttcaatgccctgtaccaacatagagcagagcagctatctgaacgctactccaacagaggtcgatcatcttgttaataattttacctcctcactacgtacgactctggatactgtagctcctgtgaaaactaaggtctcaaatccgaagtacctgactccgtggtataattctcaaacacgtagcctaaagcagataactcgtaagctggagaggaaatggtgtgtcacaaatttagaggatcatcatttagcctggagaaatagtttgttgctttatgagaaagccctccgcaaagccagaacatcttactattcatcactgattgaagaaaataagaacaaccccaggtttctcttcagcactgtagccaggctgacaaaaagtcagagcactgttgagccaacaatccctttaacgttaactagtaatgaccaatctccaaccttcctttcatatcaaacatccttgaaagagtagttgtcaaacagctaacagatcatctgcagaggaatggcttatttgaagagtttcagtcaggtttcagagcccatcacagcacagaaacagctttagtgaaggttacaaatgatcttcttatggcctctgacagtggactcatctctgtgcttgtcctgctagacctcagtgcaacgttcgatactgttgaccataatatcctattagagcgattagaacatgctgtaggtattacaggtactgtgctgcagtggtttgtatcatatctatctaatagactccagtttgttcatgtaaatggagagtcctcttcacacactgaggttaattatggtgttccacagggttcagtgctaggaccaattctatttacattatacatccttcccttaggcagtatcatcagaagacatagtAGGGCCTATACATTTTCACATTGCAATGGacgaaaacgcttacgttcccgtactgcgcatgcgtgaaacgcaagacaattcgacctgcctcatttctgtctgccgcttTTTTACTTTTCTGCTCTTTGAAGCGTCGCGGCAAAATGTccaggaaaagcaccgagttttgtaaatggactaacaatgaggtggagttgttgctgcgagtaacacaaaagtacaaagttgcaaaagcgagtgagaattaaagaatttgaagaagctatctggagcatgtacagactgatattaatctttaataggaaTAGGGCTGTCagacaaaacaactgctgtataatgcactCCGCTATCTtggtttaattggtcacatgactgcatcatatgactaaaatgtgtcattgtTTTCGAAAAGGTTCCGGGTTCGCTGTTGCCGTTTTCgcgtttttaaatgtatctgctTTGGAGAGTGTTTTCAAAATGCTGCGTTTTCCTTGAACGAGAACACGTCTCAGTCTGGACGGAAGgccaaaatggagagaaaagatgcgttttcaaacgaaaacgtattagtgtggacatggcccaaaattcactgaaacagcagcaaaagaagaccaaAGTTACATTTCACATTTGAAAAACGTTAGCATGAATTCTGTCTTACGTTGCTTCCAAAGCAACCACCATGATAAAACCGTATTTCCCGCACAGGTCCATCTCTCACCCATCATGAATCGCAATAATTATTTGCTTGTTTACGCACAGATGCATTTTGCACCAGTCTACCACTGGGTACAatctgttgtttttaatttttggttTGTAAAACGA encodes:
- the LOC106099046 gene encoding uncharacterized protein LOC106099046 isoform X1, with translation MITYIEVQWMIQYIQYCKKNKQTDDNMWLYVSRMTRRPSGGGRQRLFTQQQELAVVDLVRADNAIRLHQLRKKILADRQVFNNINHVSITTIRRILGKHSITMKQLYRVPFERNSDRVKGLRAEYVRRILAMDGAAQPHELIFIDEAGFDLCKTRRRGRNVIGQRAIVHVPGQHGGNITSCAAISLRGLLHHHAKLGPYNSQHILTFLDALHNIVVQNSPDQPRFVVIWDNVSFHRAALVQAWFSNHNQLEVVYLPPYSPFLNPIEEFFSAWRWHVYDRQPHARMPLLQAVEQACGDIQVTAIHGWFRHARGYFSPVPSRRRHCLRCR
- the LOC106099046 gene encoding uncharacterized protein LOC106099046 isoform X2 — translated: MITYIEVQWMIQYIQYCKKNKQTDDNMWLYVSRMTRRPSGGGRQRLFTQQQELAVVDLVRADNAIRLHQLRKKILADRQVFNNINHVSITTIRRILGKHSITMKQLYRVPFERNSDRVKGLRAEYRILAMDGAAQPHELIFIDEAGFDLCKTRRRGRNVIGQRAIVHVPGQHGGNITSCAAISLRGLLHHHAKLGPYNSQHILTFLDALHNIVVQNSPDQPRFVVIWDNVSFHRAALVQAWFSNHNQLEVVYLPPYSPFLNPIEEFFSAWRWHVYDRQPHARMPLLQAVEQACGDIQVTAIHGWFRHARGYFSPVPSRRRHCLRCR
- the LOC106099046 gene encoding uncharacterized protein LOC106099046 isoform X3 produces the protein MREAGQRVHPHLSRFTVASVIRTFRLENRMTRRPSGGGRQRLFTQQQELAVVDLVRADNAIRLHQLRKKILADRQVFNNINHVSITTIRRILGKHSITMKQLYRVPFERNSDRVKGLRAEYVRRILAMDGAAQPHELIFIDEAGFDLCKTRRRGRNVIGQRAIVHVPGQHGGNITSCAAISLRGLLHHHAKLGPYNSQHILTFLDALHNIVVQNSPDQPRFVVIWDNVSFHRAALVQAWFSNHNQLEVVYLPPYSPFLNPIEEFFSAWRWHVYDRQPHARMPLLQAVEQACGDIQVTAIHGWFRHARGYFSPVPSRRRHCLRCR